From the genome of Novosphingobium sp. P6W:
GTATGCTCAGGGCAGCTACGAACTGACCGACAAGCTGACCGTCACGGCCGGCATCCGGTACAACCACGACAAGTATTCGGGCGTAAGCGACAGCCTCTCGGGCGGCTCGACCAGCAATACCTCGGGCGCTTTCCTTCAGCCCACGCCCGGCGTCGGCACCACCACCCAGCGCATGACCGGCAAGTTCGCGCTGGACTATGACCTGACGCCGGAAAACATGGTCTATGCCAGCTTCACGCGCGGCTTCAAGCCGGGCGGCATCAACAGCTCGGCAGCGCAGGGCAACAGCTCGTTCACGGTCTTCGGGTTCGAGAACGGTACCAAGCCGACCTTCAAGCCGGAAACCCTGGACTCGATCGAGGTAGGCTCGAAGAACCGCTTTTTGAACAACACGTTGCAGATCAACGCTTCGGCATTCTACTATTTCTACAAGAACCTGCAGTTCCTTGAAGACGATGCGATCCTTTATTCCGAAGGAATCAGCAACGGACCCAAGGCCGAAGTCTACGGCGCCGAGCTTGAGATGGACTGGAAGGCCACTTCGCACTTGCGCTTCGAAGGGTCGCTGTCGCTGCTCCACAGCAAGTTCACCGGGGATTACCTGGCGCTCGACCCGACGGCGGCGGACGCGGCCCAGGCAGCGGCCGGTTATGCCGGCAACCTGTTCTACACCAACTTCTTCGGAGCCTCGCTGGCACGCGAAAGCGCGCGGGTGAACATCAAGGGCAACAAGCTTCCGCAGATGCCCACCGTGCAGGGTTCGGCGGCGGTTTCGTGGACCGGGCAGGTCGGCCCTGGCGAATTCACGGCCCGCGCGCAGTACATCTATCGCGGCAAGTTCAATTCGCGCGCCTTCGCCGTTCCGGTGCAGGACGATACGCCGGACTACTCGCAAGTGAACCTCTTCGCGAGCTACGCGCTTGGTGAAACTGGTCTCAGCATATCGGCGACGGTGACGAACCTGTTCAACAAGGACGGCGTCAATTCACGCTTCACCGACCCTTACGGCAGCGGGCAGGTGTCCGACACCTACATCCCGCCGCGCCAGGCGATCTTCTCGGTCGGCTACGCCTTCTGAGCCTAGCGCGAAAACTGTTGAGGAAAGGGCCGTCGCCGCAAGGTGGCGGCCCTTTCGCATTTGTGAAAAGACCGCAAGGGTTCAGATCGAGCCGAGCACTTCGTCGGGGATGCCGTTCATCCGCGCCGCATCGCGCGAAGGCGGGGCGCCGAACTGCCGGGCATATTCGCGGCTGAACTGCGAGGCGCTCTCATAGCCCACGGCGAAGGCGGTGCGGGCGGCATCGTGGCTGGTCGCCAGCAGCCGGCGCGCCGCCTGAAGGCGCAGCGTCTTCTGATATTGCAGCGGACTCATGCCGGTTACGGCCTTGAAGTGGCGGTGGAACGAGGGGATGCTCATGCCCGCGATCCCGGCAAGATCCCCGGTGGGGAGCGGCTGGTCGAACTGGCGGCGGATACACTCTATCGCCCGGCGGATGCGCGACAGGCGGCTGTCCTCGCGGCCCACCTGCCGCAGCATCGGCCCGTGGTTGCCCTGCAGCAGGCGGTACAGCACTTCCCGTTCGCGCGCGGGACCAAGGATGGGAATGTCCGCCGGGGTATCGAGCAGGGCAAGCAGCTGGTCCCAGGCGTCGAGCAGTTCGCTGGTCACCGGCGCCACCCCGAAGCCTGCCGCCGGGGGCGTTGGCGGCGCCGAGGGCAGCTGTGCGAGCAGGTCGGACAGCACCGTGCGTTCCAGCGCGAGGCTGGTGACGACATAGGGCTGCGCGTCGGAGGCTTCCATCACGCA
Proteins encoded in this window:
- a CDS encoding AraC family transcriptional regulator, with product MAGARLIPVPDRINALPDPISPLETKAARCDLAAMQELLERMAARVRRHTDGLRLETPVPRLGLGVSSQSSTPVSTVYEPMICLVLQGAKQVMIGDRVLRYDAASCFVTSLELPATGCVMEASDAQPYVVTSLALERTVLSDLLAQLPSAPPTPPAAGFGVAPVTSELLDAWDQLLALLDTPADIPILGPAREREVLYRLLQGNHGPMLRQVGREDSRLSRIRRAIECIRRQFDQPLPTGDLAGIAGMSIPSFHRHFKAVTGMSPLQYQKTLRLQAARRLLATSHDAARTAFAVGYESASQFSREYARQFGAPPSRDAARMNGIPDEVLGSI